Part of the uncultured Desulfobacter sp. genome, GCCTGCCTTGACAAGCTTTTTGACATTGCCGGCGTTCACCTCAATATCCGTCACCCAGCTATTGGTATAGATGATTTTATCCTGATCTTTGAGAATACTGTACTCGAGGAAATTTATTACCGGTGCCGATGTGTCCCCATTTAAACGAAGCCCATTGATCCACTCGTATTTATGGATCAGCCCTTTTTTGTCTTTCCATTCGATCTGGTTGACGTCATCCTGTTCTTCTTTCTGCAGGACCTGCTCGAATAAAATTGTATGATCTGTGGGCTTTGCCACCAGAATAAAAGACATTTTTAATTTTTGAAGAAGGTCAACGAATGGTTTTTTGGAATATAGATCATCAGCGGTGATGACTATTTTCAGCTTTGGGTGGTCCGTTCGAATGCGCTGCAGTATCCGTTTTCCGGCGTTAATCTCACAATCCTGCTTTTTGGTGCCATCGGTATTCTTTATGGGTTCCGGTGCTAATGGAAATACCTGGCGCTTGTCTGGATGAACCACAGCAGCACAGAGAGATTGATGTGAGTAACTGACGGTTCCATTGCGGTGTTTTTTCACCAAGCATGAAGGGCAATTAACGCTCTCGGATCGAAAATATTGTGTGCCGTCAATCGGAATAATATAGCCATCTTCCAAAAAACGATAATCGTTTAAATGATTGCCTCGTTGAAGCAAGCCGAAAAAGTCTGAGAAAACCGGAAACAGTTGCTCCGAAGGTACATCGTCGAGGATAGCCCTCATTTGATTATCTTTTGGGATGGTAGTAACCTTGAACATTGTCCGCAAATTGTTCAATTGTGATGCCTCTTCAAGGCGCTTTTGAAATTCAAGCATTGAAGGATCTTGAAAAAACATCATAGCAAGGGCACTCAGACATGAATCATGCATGGAGTGTTTGGTTTTCCCATCTTGGCGTTTGTCAACAATCTCATCGGCCCGTTTAGAAACCGTTTTTCTAAGGTTTGAAAATTTGAGTTGTTTCCCAGTGTTCAAGCTGATAGCCCCTATACAATGTATCGTTGAATAAGGCTATCATAAAGCATATAAAAAATCTAGTTTTATATTTGATGTTATTTCAATAGGTTATAAATATTTTGCATTCAGGTGTGATATATTGAAAATTAAAACAATAGTGTTTGGCGTAAGTAGAAGGTTATATGATCAATTCGGGCTTTAATTCCATAGCAAATTTGCAAAAGACATTACGAAAATCAATAGGACTCATTGCCCGAAATGCCAATTTGTTAGAGAGTGCGATCTTCACTGAGAACTGCTGGTCCTGGGCTGCAACGGCACTCACACTGCCGGCTTTTAGTTTTATCAGGTTTTCCAAAGTTGTCTGGGACTCATCGTCCACTTCAAATCCATCTCTTTGAAGATCCCTGATAACAGAGTATCCGGTGGGAACGCCAATGATACCCTTTCGCCACCCTTGATCGCCATCCAAGGCAGATAGATTAGCCTTCATGACATAAAAATAGTAAGAGAGAAAAACCAGGCATCGAACGCCATCCGGTTCGCTATCATTAAAAGGATATACACCGATTTTCATTCTGGATAGATTGAAACTGCCTGGAAATATGGCGTCTACCATTCCCTCTTTAAGTTCTTTCTGACATTTGTTCCAAGGCATTCTGCGAAAATTGATTGCAATCTCATGAAGGGATTCATCAACCTGTTTTAAAAGTTCAATGGCGATGCCTGGTTTTGGCGGCACTTCTTTGCCTTCTCCTAAATAAAATGGCGGTAAGGCAGTATTTTCGTATGCCATCGTTAATTTAAGCGGTTGGGCATATGCCGATGCAACGGTGAGGAAAACAATTGTTAAATTGATATACAGGATATATTTCATAACAGTAGTGTCCGGTTAGGTTGTTGTATGTAAAAAATAGCTAAATTTATTGAAAAAAACAACATCAGCTTTGAATTATATACACAAATGGTGGGCCGAAGCATATATAAAACAGTGTTACTGTTTTATATATGCTTGACTGTGTTCATCGGTGTCTGACCTCTTCAACGCCGGTGACTATTCCATCACGGGACAGGCCGACCCACCGAAGCCCAGAACGAATATAGATAGATCGTCTTCGTCTACGTCACCGTCGGGTTCAAAATCGCCCTGGCAGGGCTCTCCTTCATTGCAATCCTTTCGCCCGAAGTCGGCTGCAAAGACGGCCAGATCCTCACCGTCTATATCGCCGTCACCATTGAGGTCTCCCCGGCAGCTGTCGAAAACAACACTAAAGGACTTTGACTTGGGACCGTAGGAATGCCCGTTGGCCACCACCTCCGCCGTAGCGCTGAACATGCCTGCGCCCAAATTTATCGGTGTCCAGTCAAAGGTGAAAGTCCGGCTCGATCCGGGATCTATACCAAAAGACTGGTAGGGAAGCGCTCTGACATAGCCGCCGTCTCCTTGCTGAATTTTCAAGTGCGCCTCGCCTTTGATATATTCATCACTGAAATTGGTAAAGGTGACCTCGAACTGCCCCGTGTTTCCCACGCCCAGAACTTCCGGTACCGACAGAGCGGTGATGTCACCGCCCACAATCGAGATCTCCTCGGAAGCGCCGCCCACTTCACCCTGACCGCTGTAAATTGCAATCCGGGCGGTGTAGGCGCCATCGTCGAGCCTGCCTCCCCACAATAAAGAGAGGTCGTATGAACCGCCGGACGGGACCACGAAATCTTTGGAGGACTGAACTCCGACATCCTCACCCAGGGAATCCTTGATGGAAAGCCTGGCCCAGAGACTCTGGCCCGAATCCCCCACGTTCTCGATTCGCGTGGACGTACGGATTGTTTCACCCGGTGCATACTGCGATTGATCCGTTTCGAACTGGGTGACAGTCACCACCAAAGGCGCCTCGTAGGTAACCTGAATCGTAAAATAGTTATAGAAAAAAGTCTCTTTTGACCTCGGGTTGTGCTGAATGGGAAATAGCGTGAAGATTGCTTCGTTTCCGGATTGCTGGTATTGCACCAGCTCTTCATACTTGGGAAAGGGGTAATCGATATCACTTTCATCCGTGTAGGTCATGCCCCCTTCGGACCAGGGTTGTACGACTGCAATGGGAACATTGTGCCGTCCAAGGTCCTCATGGGCTTCTTTAACAATTTTGGCGTCGAGGACTTTTGCGTTAAATGGTAGCGGCAGGGTATACCCCTCCACATACGGCAAAATCGGCATACCGGCGGCCGCGGCAACGTTCCCGCCTTTCACCGAAAACAGCTCGTATGTAAGATTCCCATCGTCCTCCTTTTCCACATCAAATGTTTCTATTTTCACTTCAAAGGTTTGTGTGTAGGTGGCGTCTTGGACATCCTGCACCACAGCACCGGCGGAAACACTAAAGTCGGGTACCACCGTTTCTTCCAAGGAGACATCGGCAATGTCGGCTGCCGCCATTGCGTCGGGATAGTAGATAAAAGACCAGGGAACACCGAAAAGGTTAAACTCCGTAACCGTTTTACGATCCAAGGCATCGTTTGAGCCATAGCCAAAGGTGTAATCCCTTTTTGCTTTAGACAACGCACCGCCAATGGCCATGGAATTTGAACCGCCCGGCGTGAGCAGATTTTTGAAAAACCGCTGCATCAGCCGCTCCCCCCAGGTACACTTGTGGAGATTGCCGGGTGAGCCGTAACTGAAACCACTGGCGCCGATGTAGGCCCTGGCACCCTCGTGAACGAGATCGTAGACCATACAGTCGTCAACACCGCCGGGAACATCAATATCCGGTACAGGGAGACCACCGTGACAGCCAACGATCATGGCTATGGGATGGTCGTCGTCAAAC contains:
- a CDS encoding transposase; protein product: MNTGKQLKFSNLRKTVSKRADEIVDKRQDGKTKHSMHDSCLSALAMMFFQDPSMLEFQKRLEEASQLNNLRTMFKVTTIPKDNQMRAILDDVPSEQLFPVFSDFFGLLQRGNHLNDYRFLEDGYIIPIDGTQYFRSESVNCPSCLVKKHRNGTVSYSHQSLCAAVVHPDKRQVFPLAPEPIKNTDGTKKQDCEINAGKRILQRIRTDHPKLKIVITADDLYSKKPFVDLLQKLKMSFILVAKPTDHTILFEQVLQKEEQDDVNQIEWKDKKGLIHKYEWINGLRLNGDTSAPVINFLEYSILKDQDKIIYTNSWVTDIEVNAGNVKKLVKAGRAKWKIENENFNTLKNQGYHAEHNFGHGENNLSFNFFLIILMAFSMHQIIELMDPLFKKARAKFSARKEFWNQLRCTIRIIIFRNWESLLQFIISPSTEIRAP